In Paracoccaceae bacterium Fryx2, a single genomic region encodes these proteins:
- a CDS encoding sugar ABC transporter permease: MTQAATHSPQTEPRRSLLQQLEIDTRLLGMIAAFALICAVFFFVTDGRFLSARNIFNLTIQTVSVAIMATGMVFVIVTRHIDLSVGALLALCSAVMGLMQVWILPTALGLGFGNPLVAPVAMVAGLATGTLVGAFNGWLIGYQRIPSFIVTLGGLLVWRNVGWYLTSGRTLGPLDQTFLLFGGSEGTLGAPLSWAVAGLACVATVWALLRGRKAKQAHGFPVKPMWAEITMAAIACGAILGFVAILNAYQVPAARLRRMFEARGEVMPEGYTEGFGLPISVLILIVLAIGMTILARRTRLGRYIFATGGNPDAAELSGINTRALTVKVFALMGFLCALSAIVAQARLQNHTNDIGSLDELRVIAAAVIGGTALSGGVGTIYGAILGALIMQSLQSGMAMVGVDSPFQNIVVGLVLVLAVWIDIQYRKRTGG; the protein is encoded by the coding sequence ATGACCCAGGCGGCAACCCATTCCCCCCAGACCGAACCCCGGCGCAGCCTGCTGCAGCAGCTTGAAATCGACACGCGGCTCCTGGGGATGATCGCGGCCTTTGCCCTGATCTGCGCCGTTTTCTTCTTCGTGACCGATGGCCGGTTCCTCTCGGCGCGCAACATCTTCAACCTGACGATCCAGACCGTCTCGGTCGCGATCATGGCCACCGGCATGGTGTTCGTGATCGTCACCCGCCACATCGACCTGTCGGTGGGCGCGCTGCTGGCGCTGTGTTCGGCGGTGATGGGGCTGATGCAGGTGTGGATCCTGCCGACCGCGCTGGGGCTTGGCTTCGGCAACCCGCTGGTCGCCCCGGTCGCAATGGTGGCAGGGCTGGCGACCGGCACGCTGGTCGGCGCGTTCAACGGCTGGCTGATCGGCTATCAGCGCATCCCGTCCTTCATCGTCACGCTGGGAGGGTTGCTGGTCTGGCGCAATGTCGGCTGGTATCTGACCTCGGGGCGGACGCTGGGGCCGCTCGATCAGACGTTCCTGCTGTTCGGCGGGTCGGAGGGCACGCTGGGCGCGCCGCTGTCCTGGGCCGTGGCGGGTTTGGCCTGCGTTGCCACCGTCTGGGCGCTGCTTCGCGGCCGCAAGGCCAAGCAGGCCCACGGTTTTCCGGTGAAACCGATGTGGGCCGAGATCACCATGGCGGCGATTGCCTGCGGGGCGATCCTCGGCTTCGTGGCGATCCTGAACGCCTATCAGGTGCCCGCCGCCCGCCTGCGCCGCATGTTCGAGGCGCGGGGCGAGGTGATGCCCGAAGGCTATACCGAAGGCTTCGGCCTGCCGATCTCGGTCCTGATCCTGATCGTGCTCGCCATCGGCATGACCATCCTTGCCCGCCGCACCCGGCTTGGCCGCTACATCTTCGCCACCGGCGGCAACCCGGATGCAGCAGAACTTTCAGGCATCAACACTCGCGCGCTGACCGTCAAGGTCTTCGCGCTGATGGGGTTTCTCTGCGCGCTTTCGGCCATCGTGGCGCAGGCCCGGTTGCAGAACCACACCAACGACATCGGCAGCCTTGACGAGTTGAGGGTGATCGCCGCCGCGGTGATCGGCGGCACGGCCCTTTCGGGCGGGGTCGGCACGATCTACGGCGCCATACTTGGCGCGCTGATCATGCAGAGCCTGCAATCGGGCATGGCGATGGTGGGGGTGGACAGCCCGTTCCAGAACATCGTGGTGGGCCTCGTTCTGGTGCTCGCCGTCTGGATCGACATTCAGTATCGCAAGCGCACGGGGGGATGA
- a CDS encoding ATP-binding cassette domain-containing protein — protein MTKGTPLVELRDISIAFGGIKAVDHVTVDLHAGEVVGLLGHNGAGKSTLIKCLSGAYQADSGEILIAGQKVSIANPRDARALNVETIYQTLALADNLDAASNLFLGRELVTPLGFVDDSRMEAETRKIMARLNPNFRKFNVPVSALSGGQRQSVAIARAVYFNARILIMDEPTAALGPQETQMVAELIQELKRQGLGIFLIEHDIHNVMKLCDRASVMKNGQLVGTVNVAEVTDDDILGMIIMGKKPAKAA, from the coding sequence ATGACCAAAGGCACTCCGCTGGTTGAACTGCGCGACATCTCCATCGCCTTCGGCGGCATCAAGGCGGTCGATCACGTCACGGTCGATCTTCATGCGGGCGAGGTGGTCGGGCTGCTGGGCCACAATGGCGCCGGCAAATCGACCCTGATCAAATGCCTGTCGGGGGCCTATCAGGCCGACAGCGGCGAGATTCTGATCGCCGGCCAGAAGGTTTCGATTGCCAACCCCCGCGACGCCCGCGCGCTGAACGTCGAGACGATCTACCAGACGCTGGCGTTGGCCGACAACCTCGACGCAGCCTCGAACCTGTTCCTCGGGCGCGAACTGGTGACACCGCTGGGTTTCGTCGATGACAGCCGGATGGAGGCGGAAACGCGCAAGATCATGGCGCGGCTGAACCCGAACTTCCGCAAGTTCAACGTGCCGGTGTCTGCGCTGTCGGGCGGGCAGCGCCAGTCGGTCGCCATCGCCCGCGCCGTCTATTTCAACGCCCGCATCCTGATCATGGACGAGCCGACCGCCGCCCTTGGCCCGCAGGAAACCCAGATGGTGGCCGAACTGATCCAGGAGTTGAAGCGGCAGGGGCTTGGCATCTTTCTGATCGAGCATGACATCCACAACGTCATGAAACTGTGCGACCGGGCCAGCGTGATGAAGAACGGCCAGCTTGTCGGTACGGTGAACGTGGCCGAGGTCACCGACGACGACATTCTGGGCATGATCATCATGGGCAAGAAACCGGCAAAGGCCGCGTGA
- the xylB gene encoding xylulokinase, translating into MFIGLDLGTSGLKGILIDEDQRVLAEATAPLTVSRPHAGWSEQSPADWIAAAEAVLDALSAHGLGEVRGIGLSGQMHGATLLDASDEVLRPCILWNDTRSHAEAATLDADPQFRRITGNIVFPGFTAPKLLWVRAHEPAVWGRVAKVLLPKDYLRLWLSGEHVAEMSDAAGTSWLDTGARDWSDALLAACGMNRAHMPRLVEGSAVSGTLRAELAARWGLPRGVVIAGGGGDNAASGVGVGVVRAGEAFVSLGTSGVLFAANDGYQPAPETAVHTFCHALPGTWHQMGVILAATDALNWYAGLVGQSAAALTGGLGTLQAPSGTLFLPYLGGERTPLNDAAIRGAFLGLEHGTDRAAGTRAVLEGVTFAIRDCRDALAATGTRIERLIAVGGGSRSDYWLAAIATALDCPVSLPAAGDFGGAFGAARLALMAATGAGAEICTLPPIARVIDPDRSLSAAFDAGHARYRAAQTLLRNLP; encoded by the coding sequence ATGTTCATCGGTCTTGATCTTGGCACATCCGGCCTGAAGGGCATCCTGATCGACGAAGATCAGCGCGTGCTGGCCGAGGCCACAGCGCCGCTGACCGTCAGCCGCCCGCACGCCGGCTGGTCGGAACAGTCGCCCGCCGACTGGATCGCGGCGGCCGAGGCGGTGCTGGACGCGCTGTCGGCCCATGGTCTGGGCGAGGTGCGGGGCATCGGGCTGTCGGGGCAGATGCATGGCGCGACGCTGCTCGATGCATCGGACGAGGTGCTGCGCCCCTGCATCCTGTGGAACGACACCCGCAGCCATGCCGAGGCGGCGACACTCGACGCCGATCCCCAGTTCCGCCGTATCACCGGGAACATCGTGTTCCCCGGCTTCACCGCGCCGAAACTGCTTTGGGTTCGGGCGCATGAACCGGCGGTCTGGGGCCGCGTTGCCAAGGTTCTGCTGCCCAAGGACTACCTGCGGCTGTGGCTTTCGGGCGAGCATGTCGCGGAAATGTCGGATGCGGCGGGGACAAGCTGGCTCGATACCGGGGCGCGCGACTGGTCGGATGCACTGCTGGCGGCCTGCGGGATGAACCGGGCGCATATGCCCCGGCTGGTTGAAGGCTCGGCCGTGTCAGGCACATTGCGAGCGGAGTTGGCAGCGCGCTGGGGCCTGCCGCGCGGCGTGGTGATCGCGGGGGGGGGCGGCGACAATGCCGCCTCGGGCGTGGGCGTCGGTGTGGTGCGGGCGGGCGAGGCGTTCGTATCGCTTGGCACCTCTGGCGTGCTGTTCGCCGCCAATGACGGCTATCAGCCCGCGCCGGAAACGGCGGTGCATACGTTTTGCCATGCCCTGCCGGGCACCTGGCACCAGATGGGGGTTATTCTGGCCGCCACGGATGCGCTGAACTGGTATGCCGGGCTGGTGGGCCAGAGTGCCGCCGCGCTGACCGGCGGGCTTGGCACCTTGCAGGCTCCGTCCGGGACGCTGTTCCTGCCCTACCTCGGCGGCGAGCGCACGCCGCTGAACGATGCCGCGATAAGGGGCGCCTTTCTCGGGCTGGAGCATGGCACCGACCGCGCCGCGGGCACCCGCGCCGTGCTGGAGGGCGTGACCTTCGCAATCCGCGACTGCCGCGACGCGCTGGCCGCCACCGGCACCCGAATTGAGCGGCTGATCGCCGTCGGCGGCGGCTCGCGGTCCGACTACTGGTTGGCCGCCATCGCGACCGCGCTGGATTGCCCAGTATCGCTGCCCGCAGCCGGCGACTTTGGCGGCGCCTTCGGGGCCGCGCGTCTCGCCCTGATGGCGGCCACCGGCGCCGGTGCCGAAATCTGCACCCTGCCGCCCATCGCACGGGTCATCGACCCCGACCGCAGCCTTTCTGCCGCCTTCGATGCGGGCCACGCTCGTTATCGCGCCGCGCAAACCCTTCTCAGGAACCTGCCATGA
- the xylA gene encoding xylose isomerase — MTDFFKDIPAITYQGEAATGDFAFRHYNPDEMLLGKRMEDHLRFAVAYWHSFAWPGGDPFGGQTFQRPWFGDTMELARLKADVAFEMFDILNAPFFCFHDADARPEGATFAESKRNLEEIVDYFGEKMEGSRTKLLWGTATLFSHRRFMSGAATNPDPEVFAYAAATVKSCMDATLTLGGANYVLWGGREGYETLLNTDLTREANQMGRFLQMVVEYKHKIGFKGAILIEPKPQEPSKHQYDYDVSTVYGFLRRFGLENEVKVNIEQGHAILAGHSFEHEIATAASLGLFGSIDMNRNDYQSGWDTDQFPNNTPEMALAFYEILRAGGYTTGGTNFDAKIRRQSLDPEDLILAHVGGMDTCARALKAAARALEDGHLESARAARYAGWNTPDAQAMLGSSLDAIAANVLARGTNPQPRSGRQERLENLWNRYV; from the coding sequence ATGACCGATTTCTTCAAGGACATCCCCGCCATCACCTATCAGGGCGAGGCGGCCACCGGCGATTTCGCCTTCCGCCACTACAACCCCGACGAAATGCTGCTGGGCAAGCGGATGGAGGATCACCTGCGCTTTGCCGTCGCCTACTGGCACAGCTTTGCCTGGCCCGGTGGCGACCCGTTCGGCGGCCAGACCTTCCAGCGTCCGTGGTTCGGCGACACCATGGAGCTTGCGAGGCTGAAGGCCGACGTGGCCTTCGAGATGTTCGACATCCTCAACGCGCCGTTCTTCTGCTTTCACGATGCCGACGCCCGGCCAGAGGGTGCCACCTTCGCCGAAAGCAAGCGCAACCTCGAAGAAATCGTCGACTACTTCGGCGAGAAGATGGAGGGTTCGCGCACGAAACTGCTGTGGGGCACCGCCACCCTGTTCTCGCACCGCCGCTTCATGTCGGGGGCGGCCACCAACCCCGACCCCGAGGTGTTCGCCTATGCCGCCGCCACGGTGAAAAGCTGCATGGATGCCACCTTGACGCTCGGCGGCGCCAACTATGTGTTGTGGGGCGGGCGCGAGGGCTACGAGACGCTCTTGAACACCGACCTGACGCGCGAGGCGAACCAGATGGGCCGCTTCCTGCAGATGGTGGTCGAATACAAGCACAAGATCGGCTTCAAGGGCGCAATCCTGATCGAGCCGAAACCGCAGGAACCCAGCAAGCACCAGTATGACTACGACGTGTCCACCGTCTACGGCTTCCTGCGCCGCTTCGGGCTGGAGAACGAGGTCAAGGTGAACATCGAACAGGGCCACGCCATCCTGGCCGGGCATTCCTTCGAGCACGAGATCGCCACCGCCGCCAGCCTCGGCCTGTTCGGCTCGATCGACATGAACCGCAACGACTACCAGTCCGGCTGGGATACCGACCAGTTCCCCAACAACACCCCCGAAATGGCGCTCGCCTTCTATGAAATCCTTCGGGCGGGCGGCTACACCACCGGCGGCACCAACTTCGACGCCAAGATCCGCCGCCAGTCGCTCGACCCCGAAGACCTGATCCTCGCCCATGTCGGCGGCATGGACACCTGCGCCCGCGCCCTGAAGGCCGCAGCCAGGGCGCTGGAGGACGGCCATCTGGAATCCGCCCGCGCGGCCCGCTACGCCGGGTGGAACACGCCCGACGCGCAGGCGATGCTGGGCAGCAGCCTGGATGCCATCGCCGCCAATGTGCTGGCGCGCGGCACCAATCCTCAGCCCCGGTCTGGGCGGCAGGAACGGCTGGAAAACCTGTGGAACCGCTACGTCTGA
- a CDS encoding YihY/virulence factor BrkB family protein — MAVWTRMQTSHFGLISAGVAFYAIFAVFPGLTATIAIWSLVSDPSVISTYVQVADEFLPADAAMLVHGQVDALLSTPTAQLGWATALSVGIALYSARAGISALIQGMGVVQRSDPRGLLWGWAMDIILTLALITAMLLALATVVIVPLILSFLSLGPVGVWLLTALPWVAMFVLVMTCLGILYRFGPNTPQVRNAWISPGTVTAALVWALVSIALSTYLANFNSYNRVYGSIGAVIALLMWLYLSVWSVLLGAAVNAELPVLEPSAEPVAGRA, encoded by the coding sequence ATGGCCGTCTGGACGAGGATGCAGACCAGCCACTTCGGCCTGATCTCGGCCGGGGTGGCCTTCTACGCGATCTTCGCGGTCTTCCCCGGCCTGACGGCGACCATCGCGATCTGGAGCCTGGTGTCCGACCCGTCGGTGATTTCAACCTATGTCCAGGTTGCGGACGAGTTCCTGCCTGCGGATGCGGCCATGCTGGTGCATGGGCAGGTGGACGCGCTGCTGTCGACGCCCACGGCACAGCTTGGCTGGGCCACCGCGCTGTCGGTCGGCATCGCGCTTTATTCGGCGCGGGCCGGGATTTCGGCGCTGATCCAGGGCATGGGCGTGGTGCAGCGATCCGATCCGCGCGGCCTGTTGTGGGGCTGGGCGATGGATATCATCCTGACGCTGGCGCTGATCACGGCGATGCTGCTGGCGCTGGCGACCGTGGTGATCGTGCCGCTGATCCTTTCGTTCCTGTCGCTTGGTCCTGTGGGGGTCTGGCTGCTGACCGCATTGCCATGGGTGGCGATGTTCGTGCTGGTGATGACCTGTCTTGGCATCCTTTACCGTTTCGGCCCCAACACGCCGCAGGTGCGCAATGCCTGGATCAGCCCCGGCACGGTGACCGCGGCGCTGGTCTGGGCGCTGGTGTCGATTGCCCTTTCGACCTATCTTGCGAACTTCAACAGCTACAACCGGGTCTATGGCTCGATCGGGGCGGTGATCGCCCTGCTGATGTGGCTGTATCTGAGTGTCTGGTCGGTGCTGCTGGGGGCCGCCGTCAATGCCGAACTGCCCGTTCTCGAACCGTCTGCAGAGCCGGTTGCAGGGCGGGCCTGA
- the mgrA gene encoding L-glyceraldehyde 3-phosphate reductase — translation MTYTPAEDRYGRMSYRRCGRSGLKLPAVSLGLWHNFGGDTPHATKRALCQTAFDHGITHFDLANNYGPPPGSAETAFGEILRTDFAGLRDELIISSKAGYDMWSGPYGEWGSRKSLIASCDQSLKRMGLDYVDIFYSHRFDPDTPLEETMGALDHIVRSGRALYVGLSSYNSRRTREAVVILKALGTPCLIHQPSYNLLNRWVEQDGLKETLAELGVGSIAFTPLAQGILTRKYLNGIPAGSRAAQGKSLAPETITPRAIESVRALDALAQARGQTLAQMAIAWVLRGGGITSALIGASKPEQITDCVGAIANLEFSAEELALIDSIAAEQDINLWARSSETN, via the coding sequence ATGACCTACACCCCCGCCGAAGACCGCTATGGCCGGATGAGCTATCGCCGCTGCGGACGTTCGGGCCTTAAGCTGCCCGCCGTGTCGCTGGGCCTCTGGCACAACTTCGGCGGCGACACGCCCCATGCCACCAAGCGCGCGCTGTGCCAGACCGCCTTCGATCACGGCATCACCCATTTCGACCTTGCCAACAACTACGGCCCGCCGCCCGGCAGCGCCGAAACCGCGTTCGGCGAGATCCTGCGCACCGATTTCGCGGGGCTGCGCGACGAGCTGATCATCAGCTCCAAGGCGGGCTACGACATGTGGTCGGGCCCCTACGGCGAATGGGGCTCGCGCAAGTCGCTGATCGCCTCGTGCGACCAGTCGCTGAAGCGGATGGGGCTCGACTACGTCGACATCTTCTATTCGCACCGCTTCGACCCCGACACGCCGCTGGAGGAAACCATGGGCGCGCTCGACCACATCGTGCGGTCGGGACGGGCGCTCTACGTCGGTCTGTCCAGCTACAACAGTCGCCGCACCCGCGAGGCGGTGGTGATCCTCAAGGCCCTCGGCACCCCCTGCCTTATCCACCAGCCAAGCTACAACCTGCTGAACCGCTGGGTGGAACAGGACGGGCTGAAGGAAACGCTGGCCGAGCTTGGGGTCGGCTCCATCGCCTTCACCCCGCTGGCGCAGGGCATCCTGACGCGGAAATACCTGAACGGCATCCCGGCAGGCAGCCGCGCGGCGCAGGGCAAATCGCTGGCCCCCGAAACCATCACCCCGCGAGCGATCGAAAGCGTCCGGGCACTGGATGCGCTGGCACAGGCCCGTGGTCAGACGCTGGCCCAGATGGCCATCGCCTGGGTGCTGCGCGGCGGCGGCATCACCTCGGCGCTGATCGGGGCGTCGAAACCCGAGCAGATCACCGATTGCGTCGGCGCGATCGCCAATCTGGAGTTTTCGGCCGAAGAACTGGCCCTGATCGACAGCATCGCCGCCGAGCAGGACATCAACCTCTGGGCGCGCTCGTCCGAGACGAACTGA
- the ubiG gene encoding bifunctional 2-polyprenyl-6-hydroxyphenol methylase/3-demethylubiquinol 3-O-methyltransferase UbiG: MNSQTTIDPAEVAKFEAMAAEWWNPHGKFKPLHQMNPCRLDYITTQIAAEFDRDLSAPHPFAGLRLLDIGCGGGLLSEPMARLGADVVGADAAARNIPVAELHAKQSGLAIDYRHTSAEALAAAGEQFDVVLNMEVVEHVSDPLAYLTACRALLKPGGLMICSTLNRNPKSFAMAIVGAEWVMRWLPKGTHDWRKFITPAELADLIARAGLHQVDAKGMVFNPVTWSWSLSARDLSVNYVTASVKRA, translated from the coding sequence ATGAACAGCCAAACCACCATCGACCCGGCAGAAGTTGCCAAGTTCGAGGCCATGGCCGCCGAGTGGTGGAACCCGCACGGCAAGTTCAAGCCGCTGCACCAGATGAACCCGTGCCGGCTGGATTACATCACCACCCAGATCGCCGCCGAGTTCGACCGCGACCTGTCGGCCCCCCACCCCTTCGCCGGGCTGCGGCTGCTGGACATAGGCTGTGGCGGTGGCCTGCTGTCGGAACCGATGGCGCGGCTCGGGGCCGATGTGGTGGGGGCCGACGCCGCGGCGCGCAACATTCCGGTGGCCGAACTGCACGCAAAACAGTCGGGGCTGGCGATCGACTACCGCCACACCTCGGCCGAGGCGCTGGCTGCGGCGGGCGAACAGTTCGACGTGGTGCTGAACATGGAAGTGGTCGAGCATGTCTCGGACCCGCTGGCCTACCTGACCGCCTGCCGGGCGCTGCTGAAACCCGGCGGGCTGATGATCTGCTCGACCCTGAACCGCAATCCGAAAAGCTTTGCCATGGCGATTGTCGGCGCGGAATGGGTGATGCGCTGGCTGCCGAAGGGCACGCATGACTGGCGCAAGTTCATCACCCCGGCCGAACTGGCCGACCTGATCGCCCGCGCGGGCCTGCATCAGGTGGACGCCAAGGGCATGGTGTTCAACCCGGTGACCTGGAGCTGGAGCCTGTCTGCCCGCGACCTGTCGGTGAACTACGTCACCGCCAGCGTGAAGCGGGCCTGA
- the pip gene encoding prolyl aminopeptidase, whose protein sequence is MDHRSGQKRAAEFLYPPVDPFDQRVIDMGDGHRIYVEQAGNPEGVPVLVLHGGPGGGCSPAMRRYFDPQVFRVILFDQRGCGRSRPHASVVANTTWHLVEDIEVIRRTLGVERFIVFGGSWGATLALIYAISHPERVVHLVLRGVFLMTQAELAWFYGGGAGAFFPELWARFLEPIPEAERGDLIAAYHRRLFSGNLMEETRLGRIWANWENALASVSSDGGVGEGPADYARAFSRLENHYFRHAGFLESDGWIVANRGRIAHIGADIVQGRFDMICPPVSAWKLADGWQAARLHLVPMAGHALSEPGISSQLVRVMDGLRGV, encoded by the coding sequence ATGGACCACAGATCAGGCCAAAAGCGCGCAGCAGAGTTTCTTTATCCGCCGGTCGATCCGTTCGACCAGCGCGTGATCGACATGGGCGATGGGCATCGCATCTATGTCGAGCAGGCGGGCAACCCCGAGGGCGTGCCGGTTCTTGTTTTGCATGGCGGCCCGGGCGGCGGGTGCAGCCCGGCGATGCGGCGCTATTTCGACCCGCAGGTGTTTCGCGTCATCCTGTTCGACCAGCGCGGCTGCGGGCGATCGCGGCCCCATGCCAGCGTGGTGGCCAACACGACCTGGCATCTGGTGGAAGATATCGAGGTGATCCGCCGCACGCTTGGGGTGGAGCGTTTCATCGTTTTCGGCGGCAGCTGGGGGGCGACGCTGGCGCTGATCTATGCGATCTCGCACCCCGAACGCGTCGTGCATCTGGTGCTGCGCGGGGTTTTCCTGATGACGCAGGCAGAGCTTGCGTGGTTCTACGGCGGCGGGGCGGGGGCGTTCTTTCCCGAGCTTTGGGCGCGGTTTCTGGAACCCATCCCCGAGGCGGAGCGCGGCGACCTGATCGCGGCCTATCACCGGCGGCTGTTTTCCGGCAACCTGATGGAGGAAACCCGGCTGGGGCGGATCTGGGCGAACTGGGAAAACGCGCTCGCCTCGGTTTCCAGCGACGGCGGGGTGGGCGAGGGGCCGGCCGACTACGCGCGCGCTTTCTCCCGGCTGGAGAATCACTACTTTCGCCACGCGGGGTTTCTGGAAAGCGACGGCTGGATCGTGGCGAACCGGGGCCGGATCGCACATATCGGGGCCGATATCGTGCAGGGCCGGTTCGACATGATCTGCCCGCCGGTCTCGGCGTGGAAACTGGCCGATGGCTGGCAGGCCGCAAGGCTGCATCTGGTTCCGATGGCCGGGCACGCGCTGTCGGAGCCGGGAATCTCGTCACAACTGGTGCGGGTGATGGACGGGTTGCGGGGGGTGTGA
- a CDS encoding calcium-binding protein, whose translation MRIDMIFSPCRPNSESPTECRIFGANVYVRKEMTRIVINSNLFDALEGMGASSGSGGVEFDFAAEVAAIDINSEDLVLLQLSSSLIRFSAFGTEYDPESNRFVDVNYEVRISGSGIGPISSLPQLQSALDRGVATGTLNKVELLREGAEILEIGIRTNGYTLTSGAQSLVLEGATPKTLAGVFGLGDLFAGIANIDELTNRERNALFNKLEKMSVTDVTFMDGAKTIFDLKFGISEVSLAVDGITIRLQGTFADNLGDAVRSLYNLSNLLESGQPFDPALVGGLDLTRVTVEDAAGIVVLTATDFFADEQDILTVDGRAFDEIILGDNPTSDAYDDFWNDLLESPFNGPGNYLLAGLSGNDDLYASGGNDLLLGGSGNDYLEGGYGRDTLNGGEGTDGVGFYSYDGTAPNVKVNLGKTGPQNTGMGIDVLISIENAFSGAGNDRLTGSSVANRLSGNGGNDILSGLGGDDSLRGGTGNDKLLGGAGADRLDGGTGYDTLTGGAGADDFMFFDRYREFENVFGHDRITDFSVAEDRLVLDHLYGKFLSAEEVVDRFAEVDGTSVVFDFGSYGSIRLLGVTTTDGLAECIAFI comes from the coding sequence ATGAGAATCGACATGATATTTAGCCCTTGTCGTCCCAATTCAGAATCACCTACTGAGTGCCGCATTTTTGGTGCCAACGTCTATGTCAGGAAAGAAATGACGCGTATAGTGATCAACAGCAATCTTTTTGATGCCCTTGAAGGCATGGGTGCATCTTCCGGCTCGGGTGGCGTGGAGTTTGATTTCGCGGCCGAGGTCGCAGCCATAGACATCAACTCGGAAGACTTGGTCCTGCTGCAACTGTCGTCGTCGCTGATCCGGTTCTCCGCTTTCGGGACGGAGTATGATCCCGAGTCGAACAGGTTCGTAGACGTGAACTACGAAGTGCGCATCAGCGGCAGCGGCATCGGCCCGATTTCGAGTCTGCCACAATTGCAAAGTGCCCTCGACAGGGGCGTAGCGACCGGCACCCTGAACAAGGTTGAACTGCTGCGGGAAGGGGCCGAGATTCTGGAAATCGGCATCCGGACTAACGGATACACCCTGACATCCGGTGCGCAGTCGCTGGTCCTTGAGGGGGCCACGCCCAAGACCCTGGCGGGCGTCTTCGGACTGGGCGACCTGTTCGCAGGCATAGCAAACATCGACGAACTGACCAACAGGGAACGGAACGCCCTGTTCAACAAGCTGGAAAAGATGAGCGTCACCGACGTGACATTCATGGACGGGGCAAAGACGATCTTCGATCTGAAGTTCGGCATATCCGAGGTCAGCCTGGCGGTCGATGGCATCACTATCCGGCTTCAGGGCACGTTCGCGGACAATCTGGGAGATGCCGTTCGGTCGCTGTACAATCTGTCGAACCTTCTCGAGTCTGGCCAGCCGTTCGATCCGGCCCTGGTCGGCGGGCTTGATCTGACGCGGGTGACTGTCGAGGATGCGGCAGGAATCGTTGTGCTGACCGCGACCGACTTCTTTGCGGATGAGCAGGACATTCTGACCGTTGACGGCAGGGCATTCGACGAGATCATTCTTGGCGACAACCCGACATCGGACGCCTATGACGATTTCTGGAATGACCTGCTGGAAAGCCCGTTTAACGGCCCCGGCAATTATCTTCTTGCCGGTCTTTCCGGGAATGACGACCTGTACGCCTCCGGCGGCAATGATTTGCTGCTGGGCGGAAGCGGAAATGATTACCTTGAAGGCGGATATGGCCGCGACACATTGAACGGTGGCGAGGGCACTGATGGTGTGGGCTTTTATTCCTATGACGGCACCGCGCCGAATGTGAAGGTCAATCTTGGCAAGACCGGCCCGCAAAATACCGGTATGGGCATTGATGTTCTGATCAGCATTGAGAACGCGTTTTCCGGTGCCGGTAATGACCGGCTTACCGGGTCCAGTGTGGCGAACCGGCTGTCTGGCAATGGCGGCAACGACATTCTGTCCGGCCTTGGCGGCGACGACTCGCTGCGGGGGGGCACCGGCAATGACAAATTGCTTGGTGGTGCCGGGGCGGATCGACTGGATGGCGGCACAGGTTACGACACACTTACCGGCGGCGCCGGAGCCGATGATTTCATGTTCTTCGACCGCTACAGGGAGTTCGAGAACGTGTTCGGCCATGACAGGATCACCGATTTCTCGGTGGCGGAAGACAGGCTGGTCCTCGACCACCTTTACGGCAAGTTCCTGTCGGCAGAAGAGGTCGTGGACCGGTTTGCCGAAGTGGATGGCACTTCGGTGGTGTTCGATTTCGGGAGCTATGGCTCCATCCGGTTACTGGGCGTTACGACGACCGACGGTCTTGCCGAGTGCATCGCATTCATCTGA